One stretch of Miscanthus floridulus cultivar M001 chromosome 18, ASM1932011v1, whole genome shotgun sequence DNA includes these proteins:
- the LOC136523125 gene encoding serine/threonine/tyrosine-protein kinase HT1-like, with product MLSCFRLPRLFGGGGGGDADQQQAAVVSPRRGPSLPFAASLFAASPSTSGRGKSPWPPSEADDMEKKRWDSMESWSMLLDTVMGPGGEDSLSGRREEWMADLSHLFIDNKFASGANSRIYRGIYKQRAVAVKMVRIPERDEARRAELEEQFIAACKKPPVYCIITEYMSQGTLWMYLNKKDPYSLSSETILTLALDISWGMEYLHAQGVIHRDLKSQNLLLNDEMRVKVADFDTSCLETKCQATKGNKGTYRWMAPEMTKEKPYTRKVDVYSFGIVLWELTTCLLPFHGMTPVQAAYAASEKNLRPPLSNLCPPVLNNLIKKCWSANPARRPEFSYIVSVLEKYDHCMKEGMPVTAHQELRLWRSFAKIFRTGCITNNLSIPVHVHVRRRMQQAP from the exons ATGCTCTCGTGCTTCCGGCTGCCGCGGTtgttcggcggcggcggtggcggggacGCGGACCAGCAACAGGCCGCGGTGGTGTCTCCCCGTCGGGGCCCGTCGCTGCCGTTCGCGGCGAGCCTGTTCGCGGCGTCCCCGTCGACATCCGGGCGCGGGAAGAGCCCGTGGCCGCCGTCGGAGGCGGACGACATGGAGAAGAAGCGGTGGGACAGCATGGAGTCGTGGTCCATGCTGCTGGACACGGTGATGGGCCCCGGCGGCGAGGACAGCCTCAGCGGGCGGCGAGAGGAGTGGATGGCCGACCTGTCGCATCTCTTCATCGACAACAAGTTCGCGTCGGGCGCCAACAGCCGCATCTACCGCGGCATCTACAAGCAGCGCGCTGTGGCCGTGAAGATGGTGCGCATCCCGGAGCGCGATGAGGCCCGCCGCGCCGAGCTCGAGGAGCAGTTCATCGCGGCGTGCAAGAAGCCACCGGTTTACTGCATCATCACGGAGTACATGTCCCAGGGCACGCTGTGGATGTACCTGAACAAGAAGGACCCTTACTCGCTGTCGTCGGAGACGATCCTAACGCTGGCGCTGGACATCTCGTGGGGCATGGAGTACCTGCACGCGCAGGGCGTGATCCACCGGGACCTCAAGTCCCAGAACCTACTGCTCAACGACGAGATGCGCGTCAAGGTGGCCGACTTCGACACCTCCTGCCTGGAGACCAAGTGCCAGGCCACCAAGGGCAACAAGGGCACCTACCGCTGGATGGCGCCGGAGATGACCAAGGAGAAGCCCTACACCCGCAAGGTggacgtgtacagcttcggcaTCGTGCTCTGGGAGCTCACCACCTGCCTGCTCCCGTTCCATGGCATGACGCCCGTGCAGGCCGCGTACGCTGCCTCAGAGAAG AACCTGCGCCCGCCGCTGTCGAACTTGTGCCCGCCGGTGCTCAACAACCTAATCAAGAAGTGCTGGTCGGCGAACCCGGCGCGGCGGCCGGAGTTCAGCTACATTGTGTCGGTGCTGGAGAAGTATGACCACTGCATGAAGGAGGGGATGCCGGTGACGGCGCACCAGGAGCTCAGGCTCTGGCGCTCCTTCGCCAAGATCTTCAGGACGGGCTGCATCACCAACAACTTGTCCATACCGGTCCACGTCCACGTCCGTCGCCGCATGCAGCAGGCGCCATGA